A window of the Deinococcus malanensis genome harbors these coding sequences:
- the cobT gene encoding nicotinate-nucleotide--dimethylbenzimidazole phosphoribosyltransferase: protein MTISEHFTTELFSLIQAVQPADPAAMDAARKRQAQLTKPAGALGDLEDLAVRLAGVFGTERPHPRGVAVIVAAGDHGVAADGVSAYPAEVTPAMVANFLADTPAGPGGAAVNALARTVGARVYVMDAGVNADLPEHPALIRAARRRGTRNLRVEAAMTREETEALILAGAALARQAIADGADLVIPGEMGIGNTTPAAALTARLLRLNAAQVTGRGTGVDDQRLSHKITVIREALDRSDATDPLDVLAEFGGYEIAAMLGVMLQAAALRRAVILDGFVEGAAALVGVALAPALRDYLFPAGECAEVGHAAQLTFLNLSPMFRLGLRLGEGTGGVLAAPLLLSAAATLREMRTFEEAGIPT, encoded by the coding sequence ATGACCATCTCTGAGCACTTCACCACCGAACTCTTTTCCCTGATTCAGGCGGTCCAGCCTGCCGACCCTGCCGCCATGGACGCCGCCCGAAAGCGGCAGGCGCAGCTGACCAAACCGGCGGGCGCGCTGGGCGATCTGGAAGACCTCGCTGTGCGGCTGGCCGGCGTGTTCGGCACCGAGCGTCCCCACCCACGCGGTGTCGCTGTGATCGTGGCGGCGGGGGACCATGGGGTCGCAGCGGACGGCGTCAGTGCCTACCCGGCCGAAGTGACGCCGGCTATGGTGGCCAATTTTCTGGCCGACACGCCGGCCGGGCCGGGCGGCGCCGCCGTGAACGCCCTGGCCCGCACCGTGGGCGCACGGGTATACGTGATGGACGCCGGCGTGAATGCCGACCTGCCGGAGCACCCGGCCCTGATCCGCGCGGCCCGGCGGCGCGGCACCCGCAATCTGCGGGTGGAGGCCGCCATGACCCGGGAAGAGACTGAAGCCTTGATCCTGGCCGGCGCCGCTCTGGCCCGGCAGGCGATAGCCGACGGTGCGGATCTGGTAATTCCAGGAGAGATGGGCATCGGCAACACCACGCCGGCGGCAGCACTGACCGCCCGACTCCTGCGCCTGAACGCAGCACAGGTCACCGGACGGGGCACCGGCGTGGATGACCAGCGGCTCTCTCACAAGATCACGGTGATTCGCGAGGCGCTGGACCGCTCGGACGCCACTGACCCTCTGGACGTGCTGGCCGAGTTCGGTGGCTATGAGATCGCGGCCATGCTGGGCGTGATGCTCCAGGCGGCGGCGCTGCGGCGCGCGGTGATCCTGGACGGCTTCGTGGAAGGGGCGGCCGCCCTAGTCGGCGTGGCCCTGGCCCCTGCCCTGCGTGATTATCTGTTTCCAGCAGGAGAATGTGCCGAAGTGGGCCACGCGGCACAGTTGACATTTCTTAACCTGTCTCCCATGTTCCGCCTGGGGCTGCGTCTTGGGGAAGGCACTGGGGGCGTGCTGGCCGCGCCTCTGCTGCTTTCGGCGGCGGCTACCCTGCGGGAAATGCGCACCTTTGAAGAAGCGGGCATCCCGACCTGA
- the cobU gene encoding bifunctional adenosylcobinamide kinase/adenosylcobinamide-phosphate guanylyltransferase has translation MSGHVVFVTGGARSGKSAFAERYAARTGGPVTYLATAQAFDEEMKDRIARHRSDRPPGWHTHEEPLEVPGALASASTATVLLDCLSLWVSNLMLEGRSDADILAQTDQLLRAARIRRGVTVLVTNEVGFGIVPDNALARRYRDVLGWVNQRCAAASNDAYLLASGLPLTLKGTPHDHL, from the coding sequence GTGAGCGGGCACGTGGTGTTCGTGACGGGTGGCGCGCGCAGCGGCAAGAGTGCCTTTGCCGAACGGTACGCGGCCCGCACTGGCGGGCCTGTCACCTACCTGGCCACCGCGCAGGCCTTCGACGAGGAGATGAAGGACCGCATCGCGCGCCACCGCTCGGACCGTCCGCCGGGCTGGCACACCCACGAGGAACCCCTGGAGGTGCCTGGGGCCCTGGCCTCCGCGTCCACCGCCACGGTGCTGCTCGACTGCCTGAGCCTGTGGGTCAGCAACCTGATGCTTGAAGGGCGCTCCGATGCCGACATCCTGGCGCAGACGGACCAGCTGCTCCGGGCCGCACGCATCCGGCGCGGCGTGACCGTTCTGGTGACCAACGAGGTGGGCTTTGGCATCGTGCCCGACAACGCCCTGGCGCGGCGGTACCGTGACGTGCTCGGCTGGGTCAACCAGCGCTGCGCCGCGGCAAGCAACGACGCGTATCTGCTGGCCAGCGGACTGCCCCTGACCCTGAAAGGAACCCCCCATGACCATCTCTGA
- a CDS encoding cobyric acid synthase, producing MGKAIMVQGCTSNAGKSYLASALCRILADEGLRVAPFKAQNMSNNAGVTPAGLEMGRAQLVQARAARVIPDVRMNPVLLKPEADTRSQVVLLGKAHPEITALPWRERKPQLWPYVQESLHSLLAEFDVVVIEGAGSPAEVNLRASDIVNMRVAREARAAVLLACDIDRGGAFAHLLGTWHCLVPEERELLAGFILNRFRGDARLLSPAPEWLREQTGVPTVGVVPWLNIPLPEEDGVALERPAAPGGPAGFVGIVQLPRVSNLDEFAPLGERARWVGRPEELNGAQAVIIPGSKSTASDLGWLRHSGLAGAITRMAEAGVPVLGVCGGLQMLGRRVHDPHGVEGGGDVPGLGLLNLETEFASEKTTRLTRLTDAETGLALEGYEIHHGQTLSGAGVQELAPGLLWRSGNVRGTYLHGLLENPAYLERFLGWAGLPAPVGLDSLDARLDAIAGQVKASLDWPYVRGLL from the coding sequence ATGGGTAAGGCAATCATGGTTCAGGGCTGCACCAGCAATGCAGGAAAGTCATATCTGGCGTCCGCTCTGTGCCGCATTCTGGCGGACGAGGGCCTGCGGGTCGCCCCGTTCAAGGCTCAGAACATGAGCAACAATGCTGGCGTGACGCCGGCCGGACTGGAAATGGGCCGCGCACAGCTGGTTCAGGCCCGGGCGGCGCGAGTCATTCCGGACGTCCGTATGAACCCGGTCCTGCTCAAGCCCGAGGCCGACACCCGGTCCCAGGTCGTGCTGCTGGGCAAGGCCCATCCTGAAATCACGGCGCTGCCCTGGCGGGAACGCAAGCCGCAGCTGTGGCCCTATGTCCAGGAGAGCCTGCACAGTCTGCTGGCCGAATTCGACGTGGTGGTCATCGAGGGGGCGGGCAGCCCGGCCGAGGTGAACCTGCGCGCCTCGGACATCGTGAACATGCGGGTGGCCCGCGAGGCCCGGGCGGCGGTCCTGCTCGCCTGCGACATCGACCGGGGCGGCGCATTCGCCCACCTGCTGGGAACGTGGCACTGCCTGGTTCCTGAGGAACGCGAACTCCTGGCGGGCTTCATTCTCAACCGCTTCCGGGGTGACGCCCGGCTCCTGTCCCCTGCCCCGGAATGGCTGCGCGAGCAGACCGGCGTGCCCACCGTGGGAGTCGTGCCGTGGCTGAACATCCCGCTGCCCGAGGAGGATGGCGTGGCCCTGGAACGTCCCGCTGCACCGGGAGGTCCGGCCGGGTTCGTGGGCATTGTCCAGCTGCCCCGGGTCTCCAACCTGGACGAGTTCGCGCCGCTGGGTGAGCGCGCCCGCTGGGTGGGTCGCCCGGAGGAGCTGAATGGCGCCCAGGCAGTCATCATTCCTGGCAGCAAGAGCACCGCTTCGGATCTGGGGTGGCTGCGGCACAGTGGACTGGCTGGAGCCATTACCCGGATGGCAGAAGCAGGGGTGCCGGTGCTGGGAGTGTGCGGCGGGTTGCAGATGCTGGGTCGCCGGGTACACGACCCTCACGGCGTCGAAGGTGGGGGTGATGTTCCCGGTCTGGGCCTGCTGAACCTGGAAACGGAGTTCGCGTCAGAAAAGACCACCCGCCTGACCCGACTGACCGACGCCGAAACCGGCCTTGCCCTGGAAGGCTATGAGATTCACCACGGCCAGACCCTTTCGGGGGCCGGCGTACAGGAACTCGCGCCGGGGCTGCTGTGGCGCTCCGGCAATGTGCGGGGTACCTATCTGCACGGCCTGCTGGAAAACCCGGCCTACCTGGAGCGCTTCCTGGGCTGGGCGGGTCTGCCGGCACCCGTGGGGCTGGACAGTCTTGATGCGCGGCTTGACGCCATCGCCGGTCAGGTAAAAGCCAGCCTGGACTGGCCGTATGTGCGAGGGTTGCTGTGA
- a CDS encoding peptidoglycan recognition protein family protein, with protein MNDSLTRRDLLRWSALLGGSALLASCGLQAPPIADLPLNTHAVTAPNISSTTTWKAQPPKEPITLLDARPTRIIVHHTASANVTDYSQAQAFSLARSIQQSHFDRGWIDSGQQFTISRGGYVVEGRHRSLEAAQGGTRHVRGAHCDGFNDVSVGIENEGTYMTVSPPAGQYSALVSLCAWLCQQYGIPATELYGHRDFNNTACPGDLLYSQLPQLRKDVAARVGVSVRIWPTTRSGQTGDRVRSAQRLLISHGQSLTADGSYGPATASAVSAFQSSAGLTPDGVIGSATWERLIRTVRRGDSGPAVQAAQGQLAARGYAVTVDGLFGAGTESAVRSFQSSRGLTSDGIVGPNTWHALES; from the coding sequence ATGAACGACTCACTGACCCGCCGTGACCTGCTGCGCTGGAGCGCCCTGCTGGGAGGCAGCGCCCTGCTGGCCAGCTGCGGACTTCAGGCCCCGCCCATAGCCGACCTGCCCCTGAACACGCACGCCGTGACCGCACCGAACATCTCCAGCACGACAACCTGGAAGGCCCAGCCTCCCAAGGAGCCCATTACCCTACTCGACGCGCGGCCCACCCGGATCATCGTGCACCACACCGCCAGCGCCAACGTGACCGACTACTCGCAGGCCCAGGCCTTTTCCCTGGCACGCTCGATCCAGCAGAGTCACTTTGACCGCGGCTGGATTGACTCCGGACAGCAGTTCACCATCAGCCGGGGCGGCTATGTCGTCGAGGGCCGGCACCGCAGTCTGGAGGCAGCCCAGGGAGGCACCCGCCACGTGCGCGGCGCGCACTGCGACGGCTTCAACGATGTCTCGGTGGGCATTGAGAACGAGGGCACCTATATGACGGTCTCGCCGCCGGCAGGTCAGTACTCGGCGCTGGTCAGCCTCTGCGCGTGGCTGTGCCAGCAGTACGGAATTCCGGCCACCGAGTTGTACGGGCACCGGGATTTCAACAACACCGCGTGCCCCGGCGACCTTCTGTACAGTCAGCTGCCTCAGTTGCGCAAGGACGTGGCGGCGCGGGTGGGCGTCAGCGTCAGGATCTGGCCCACCACCCGCAGCGGCCAGACCGGGGACCGGGTCCGAAGTGCCCAACGCCTGCTGATCTCCCACGGTCAGAGCCTGACGGCTGACGGCAGCTACGGACCGGCCACAGCCAGCGCGGTCAGTGCGTTTCAAAGCAGCGCCGGGCTGACGCCCGACGGCGTGATCGGTTCAGCCACCTGGGAGCGGCTGATCCGCACGGTGCGCCGCGGTGACAGCGGACCGGCTGTTCAGGCCGCTCAGGGGCAGCTGGCCGCGCGCGGATACGCCGTCACCGTGGACGGCCTTTTCGGCGCTGGCACCGAGTCGGCCGTCCGAAGCTTCCAGTCCAGCCGGGGCCTGACTTCCGACGGCATTGTCGGGCCCAACACCTGGCACGCCCTGGAAAGCTGA
- the pstC gene encoding phosphate ABC transporter permease subunit PstC has translation MTQPINPRPTTTPPSRARLSSRSDRAFELLILALASVIVLVFVLSLYLLGKESWPALQRFGLEFFTQRTWNPVNSQFGAAAMIAGTLVTSLVALAISVPLAIASALFVAEYAPKWLANPVGYLIELLAAVPSVVYGLWALFVVAPILGRWQTTFFVNPENLQLLTRCQDLWNNNQTTLQCFFVPSSASGRGLALAIVILTVMILPYTASVARDVIRLVPQDQREAMYALGATKWEVISRAILPYARAGILGGVILALGRALGETLAVAMVIGDSQDILKSIWGNASTMASVIANQFGDAQETLHRSSVVTLGFALFFVSVLVNYVARLVIARLTPQGIK, from the coding sequence ATGACCCAACCCATCAACCCCCGCCCCACCACGACACCACCGTCCCGTGCCCGGCTGTCCAGCCGCAGTGACCGGGCATTCGAACTGCTGATTCTGGCGCTGGCCAGCGTCATCGTGCTGGTGTTCGTGCTGAGCCTCTACCTGTTGGGCAAGGAATCCTGGCCGGCCCTGCAGCGTTTCGGCCTTGAATTCTTCACACAGCGGACCTGGAACCCGGTCAACAGCCAGTTCGGGGCCGCCGCGATGATTGCCGGCACCCTGGTGACCAGCCTGGTCGCGCTGGCCATCAGCGTGCCACTGGCTATCGCCAGTGCCCTGTTCGTGGCCGAATACGCGCCGAAATGGCTGGCCAATCCGGTCGGCTACCTGATCGAGCTGCTGGCGGCGGTGCCCAGCGTGGTGTACGGGCTGTGGGCGCTGTTCGTAGTTGCACCGATCCTGGGACGCTGGCAGACCACCTTCTTCGTCAACCCGGAAAACCTCCAACTGCTGACCCGCTGCCAGGACCTGTGGAACAACAACCAGACCACGCTGCAGTGCTTCTTCGTGCCGTCCAGTGCCAGCGGACGCGGCCTGGCGCTGGCCATCGTGATCCTGACGGTCATGATCCTGCCTTATACCGCGTCGGTGGCACGCGACGTGATCCGGCTGGTGCCGCAGGACCAGCGCGAGGCGATGTATGCGCTGGGCGCCACCAAGTGGGAAGTGATCAGCCGCGCGATCCTGCCCTACGCCCGGGCAGGCATCCTGGGCGGTGTGATCCTGGCGCTGGGACGTGCGCTGGGCGAGACGCTGGCGGTGGCCATGGTCATTGGCGACAGCCAGGACATCCTGAAAAGCATCTGGGGCAACGCCAGCACCATGGCCAGCGTCATCGCCAACCAGTTCGGTGACGCGCAGGAAACGCTACACCGCTCCAGTGTGGTAACCCTGGGCTTTGCCCTGTTCTTCGTGAGTGTGCTCGTCAACTACGTGGCCCGGCTGGTTATCGCGCGCCTGACGCCCCAGGGAATCAAATGA
- the pstB gene encoding phosphate ABC transporter ATP-binding protein PstB — protein sequence MTPLLTANDVSIFYGDKQAVKNVNLEFARGTVNALIGPSGCGKTTFLRAINRMHDLTPGARVTGRIVLDGQDVYEPGVDPVAMRRRVGMVFQKPNPFPTMSVFDNVVAGLKLAGMRDRRQLMEVAERSLRGAALWDEVKDRLSSPATGLSGGQQQRLCIARALAVEPEILLMDEPTSALDPASTARIEDLMTDLKKVTTIVIVTHNMHQAARVSDTTSFFLVGDMVEHGATAQIFQAPQDERTEAYVSGRFG from the coding sequence ATGACCCCCCTGCTCACCGCCAACGACGTCAGCATCTTCTACGGCGACAAACAAGCCGTGAAAAACGTCAACCTGGAATTTGCCCGCGGCACCGTCAATGCCCTGATCGGCCCGTCGGGTTGTGGCAAGACCACGTTCCTGCGCGCCATCAACCGCATGCATGACCTGACCCCCGGAGCGCGGGTCACCGGCCGGATTGTGCTGGACGGTCAGGACGTCTACGAGCCCGGCGTCGATCCGGTGGCCATGCGCCGGCGCGTGGGCATGGTGTTTCAAAAGCCCAACCCCTTCCCCACCATGAGTGTGTTCGACAACGTGGTGGCGGGCCTGAAGCTCGCTGGCATGCGGGATCGCCGACAGCTGATGGAGGTTGCCGAGCGCTCCCTGCGCGGTGCGGCGCTGTGGGATGAGGTCAAGGACCGCCTCTCCTCGCCGGCCACGGGTCTGTCGGGCGGGCAGCAGCAACGGCTGTGCATTGCCCGTGCGCTGGCCGTCGAGCCCGAGATCCTGCTGATGGATGAGCCGACCAGTGCGCTTGACCCCGCCAGCACGGCCCGCATTGAGGACCTGATGACCGACCTGAAAAAGGTCACCACCATCGTGATCGTGACGCACAACATGCATCAGGCGGCGCGCGTCAGCGACACCACCTCGTTCTTCCTGGTGGGTGACATGGTCGAGCACGGCGCGACCGCACAGATATTCCAGGCGCCCCAGGACGAGCGGACCGAAGCTTATGTGTCGGGCCGCTTCGGCTGA
- the pstS gene encoding phosphate ABC transporter substrate-binding protein PstS, translating into MKKTFLMGLALMMTATASAQSITGAGASFPFPLYSKMFAEYKKDKGVDVNYQSVGSGSGQKQITERTVDFAGSDNPMSDEQLKAAPDKLLHIPTAIGAVVPAYNLPGVTEPLKFTGQVLADIYLGKIRTWNDKKITSLNPGVTIPPLPIQVARRSDGSGTTYVFADYLAKMSSEWKSKVGVGNSLQWPVGTGARGNDGVAGIVKSTPGAIGYVELVYAKQNKLTYGSVRNRAGKYILADNGPASLAAQGVVIPADTRVSITNSANAGAYPIASFTYVIFYQDQKYGNRSEAQAKALKNLLSWMVSTGQQYNESLDYAKLPSSVASKARSIIGKMTYGGKKI; encoded by the coding sequence ATGAAGAAGACCTTCCTCATGGGCCTGGCCCTGATGATGACCGCCACCGCCAGTGCGCAGAGCATTACCGGCGCGGGCGCCAGCTTCCCCTTTCCCCTGTACAGCAAGATGTTCGCCGAATACAAGAAGGACAAGGGCGTTGACGTCAACTACCAGTCGGTGGGCTCCGGCTCCGGACAGAAGCAGATCACCGAGCGCACCGTGGACTTCGCCGGCAGCGACAATCCCATGAGCGACGAGCAGCTCAAGGCCGCCCCGGACAAACTGCTGCACATCCCTACCGCCATCGGCGCCGTCGTGCCCGCCTACAACCTGCCCGGCGTGACCGAGCCCCTCAAGTTCACCGGTCAGGTCCTGGCCGACATCTACCTGGGCAAGATCCGCACCTGGAACGATAAGAAGATCACCAGCCTCAACCCCGGTGTGACGATCCCCCCCCTGCCCATTCAGGTCGCCCGACGCAGCGACGGCTCCGGCACGACCTACGTGTTCGCCGACTACCTGGCCAAGATGAGCAGCGAGTGGAAAAGCAAGGTCGGCGTGGGCAACAGCCTGCAGTGGCCGGTCGGCACCGGCGCCCGGGGCAACGACGGCGTGGCGGGCATTGTGAAAAGCACGCCCGGCGCCATCGGTTACGTGGAGCTGGTCTACGCCAAGCAGAACAAGCTGACCTACGGCAGCGTCCGTAACCGTGCCGGCAAGTACATCCTGGCCGACAACGGTCCCGCCAGCCTGGCCGCGCAGGGCGTGGTCATCCCGGCCGATACCCGCGTGAGCATCACCAACAGCGCCAACGCCGGCGCCTACCCGATTGCCAGCTTTACCTACGTGATCTTCTACCAGGACCAGAAGTATGGCAACCGCAGCGAAGCCCAGGCCAAGGCACTCAAGAACCTGCTGAGCTGGATGGTGTCCACCGGCCAGCAGTACAACGAGTCGCTCGACTACGCCAAGCTGCCCTCCAGCGTCGCCAGCAAGGCCCGCAGCATCATCGGCAAGATGACCTACGGCGGCAAGAAGATCTAA
- the pstA gene encoding phosphate ABC transporter permease PstA, with product MMRAATAPRANKVLLSPARRIKNLLMGALILLATLLVVAPLILIFAYLLREGVGALNADFFTKTPAPEGETGGGLLNAITGSLTMLGMASVIGVLVGVAGGIFLAEYPRHPLMPTIRMLSDVLAGIPAIVMGLVAYGLIVLTFGFSGLAGALALGFLMIPIVVRTTEEVLKLVPHTVREAGLALGLPQWLVILKIVLPAATGGIVTGVMLALARVAGEAAPLLFTAFGNPNVNLNPLEPMSALPLEIYRGATSAYDENQRMAKAGALLLITLIFVTSLLARRFSRR from the coding sequence ATGATGCGCGCCGCGACTGCTCCCCGGGCGAACAAGGTCCTGCTCTCGCCGGCCCGGAGAATCAAGAACCTGCTGATGGGCGCACTGATTCTGCTGGCCACCCTGCTGGTCGTGGCTCCGCTGATTCTGATTTTCGCCTACCTGCTGCGCGAGGGCGTCGGTGCGCTGAATGCCGACTTCTTTACCAAGACGCCCGCCCCTGAGGGCGAGACGGGCGGCGGCCTTCTGAACGCCATCACCGGTAGCCTGACCATGCTGGGTATGGCAAGCGTGATCGGGGTACTGGTAGGAGTGGCCGGCGGCATCTTCCTGGCCGAGTATCCCCGCCACCCGCTGATGCCCACCATCCGCATGCTGAGCGACGTACTGGCCGGCATTCCCGCCATCGTGATGGGCCTGGTCGCCTACGGTCTGATCGTGCTGACCTTCGGATTCTCCGGGCTGGCCGGGGCGCTGGCGCTGGGCTTCCTGATGATCCCCATCGTGGTGCGCACCACCGAGGAGGTCCTCAAGCTGGTGCCGCACACCGTGCGCGAGGCGGGGCTGGCCCTGGGACTCCCGCAGTGGCTGGTTATCCTGAAGATCGTGCTTCCTGCCGCCACCGGTGGCATCGTGACCGGCGTGATGCTGGCGCTTGCCCGCGTGGCTGGCGAGGCCGCTCCGCTGCTCTTTACTGCTTTCGGCAACCCCAACGTGAACCTGAACCCGCTGGAACCCATGAGCGCACTCCCCCTGGAGATTTACCGTGGTGCGACCAGTGCCTACGACGAGAACCAGCGCATGGCCAAGGCCGGCGCCCTGCTGCTGATCACCCTGATTTTCGTCACCAGTCTGCTGGCGCGCCGCTTCAGCCGCCGCTGA
- a CDS encoding extracellular catalytic domain type 1 short-chain-length polyhydroxyalkanoate depolymerase, whose amino-acid sequence MKRSCLALLLPFLLAACSQQAQLPAAELPSGPDTTAPGLRAQATGYWVSGTYSNAYGARYYRLWVPASYDGATARPMMVMLHGCTQNGYDFAAGTRMNAIADARNFLVLYPEQGTAYNSYDCWNWFYDVNQHRGSGEPSIIAGMISLVKSNYWVDNARVGVAGLSAGAAMANIMGCTYPDHIRRVAAFAGVMYRGATTATGASSTMSSGSPYDPNERGTSCYNEMGTRKRVMPTLLFHGTSDSTVSITNTHQTGAQWAQTNDLAYDGLDDGDIDNTADARVSGTACRSFTRYDYRNSATGGTVMQKYIISGLGHAWSGGSTAGTYTDPCGPDASTLVANFFGF is encoded by the coding sequence ATGAAGCGTTCCTGCCTTGCCCTCCTTCTCCCGTTCCTCCTGGCCGCCTGTTCTCAGCAGGCGCAGCTTCCGGCTGCCGAACTGCCGAGCGGGCCGGACACCACTGCCCCAGGCCTGCGCGCCCAGGCCACCGGCTACTGGGTCTCCGGCACGTACTCGAACGCCTACGGTGCGCGTTACTACCGCCTGTGGGTCCCAGCCAGCTACGACGGCGCCACGGCCCGTCCCATGATGGTGATGCTCCACGGCTGTACCCAGAATGGCTACGACTTTGCGGCCGGCACCCGCATGAATGCCATTGCCGACGCGCGCAATTTTCTGGTGCTGTATCCGGAACAGGGCACGGCCTACAACAGCTATGACTGCTGGAACTGGTTTTACGACGTCAATCAGCACCGCGGCTCCGGCGAGCCGTCGATCATCGCCGGCATGATCTCCCTGGTCAAGAGCAATTACTGGGTGGACAATGCCCGCGTGGGCGTGGCCGGGCTCTCGGCAGGTGCCGCCATGGCCAACATCATGGGCTGCACCTACCCGGACCACATCCGCAGGGTGGCTGCCTTTGCCGGGGTGATGTACCGGGGCGCCACCACGGCAACCGGCGCGAGCAGCACCATGAGCTCCGGCAGCCCTTATGACCCGAACGAGCGCGGCACGTCCTGTTACAACGAGATGGGCACCCGCAAGCGCGTGATGCCGACCCTGCTGTTCCACGGCACGTCGGACAGCACGGTCAGCATTACCAACACCCACCAGACCGGAGCCCAGTGGGCCCAGACCAACGACCTGGCCTACGACGGCCTGGACGACGGCGACATCGACAACACCGCTGATGCCAGGGTCAGCGGCACCGCCTGCCGCTCGTTCACCCGTTACGACTACAGGAACAGTGCCACGGGCGGCACCGTGATGCAGAAATACATCATCAGCGGTCTGGGACATGCCTGGTCGGGTGGAAGCACCGCCGGGACCTATACCGACCCTTGCGGCCCGGACGCCAGCACGCTGGTGGCCAACTTCTTCGGCTTCTGA
- a CDS encoding peptidoglycan-binding domain-containing protein, which produces MTMRTPLLLLLAPLLLAPLLAACSSAQTNSVATSPSPVVGTPPTLSIQSVLSWQALRQGDSGRDVVTLQYLLRHHGYSLSVDGAFGPGTDSVVRSFQSSRGLVVDGIVGGNTWEKLIVTVRQGDSSNAVRAVQDQLRNGYGYGSVTVDGAVGSITNTAVRDFQSKRGLSVDGVVGLNTWHGLVTGSSTGGTSTTASLANQILNNTRITLGTSSSTTGGSPRQNIVDTANGLPARRGCASNANCGLTVYLKRSMLQGMLNMANAGNRFYITSVAGGVHSTYSDHYAGLALDIGIWNGTSLSTPNSAHTAARNACIAAGSDPSQTFNAYNDSSGGHNNHVHCAWN; this is translated from the coding sequence ATGACGATGCGCACCCCCTTGCTGCTTCTGCTCGCTCCACTGCTGCTTGCGCCCCTGCTCGCGGCCTGCAGCTCTGCCCAGACCAACAGCGTGGCCACCTCGCCATCCCCGGTCGTGGGCACGCCGCCGACCCTGAGCATCCAGTCGGTGCTTTCCTGGCAGGCGCTGAGGCAGGGTGACAGCGGCCGTGACGTGGTGACCCTGCAGTACCTGCTGCGGCACCACGGTTACAGCCTGAGTGTGGACGGCGCCTTCGGGCCGGGCACCGACAGCGTGGTGCGCAGCTTCCAGAGCAGCCGGGGCCTGGTGGTCGACGGCATCGTGGGTGGCAACACCTGGGAGAAACTGATCGTCACTGTGCGGCAGGGCGACAGCAGCAACGCTGTGCGGGCCGTACAGGATCAGCTGCGCAACGGGTACGGCTATGGCAGCGTCACGGTGGACGGGGCGGTCGGCAGCATCACGAACACTGCTGTGCGGGATTTCCAGAGCAAACGCGGCCTCAGTGTGGACGGGGTGGTGGGCCTGAATACCTGGCACGGGCTGGTCACGGGCAGCAGCACTGGCGGCACCAGCACCACCGCCAGCCTGGCCAACCAGATCCTGAATAACACCCGGATCACCCTGGGCACCAGCAGCAGCACCACCGGCGGCAGCCCCCGGCAGAACATCGTGGACACCGCCAACGGTCTTCCGGCCAGGCGCGGCTGTGCCAGCAATGCCAACTGCGGCCTGACGGTGTACCTGAAGCGCTCCATGCTGCAGGGCATGCTGAACATGGCCAACGCGGGCAACCGCTTTTACATCACGTCGGTCGCCGGTGGCGTGCACTCCACCTATTCGGACCACTACGCCGGGCTGGCCCTGGATATCGGTATCTGGAACGGCACGAGCCTTTCGACGCCGAACAGCGCGCATACCGCCGCGCGGAATGCCTGCATCGCGGCCGGATCGGATCCCAGTCAGACCTTCAATGCCTATAACGATTCCTCTGGCGGTCACAACAACCACGTGCACTGCGCCTGGAACTGA